A single Anopheles maculipalpis chromosome 3RL, idAnoMacuDA_375_x, whole genome shotgun sequence DNA region contains:
- the LOC126564093 gene encoding ribonucleoside-diphosphate reductase large subunit: MVLKPNKMYVFKRDGRKEEVHLDKITSRIQKLCYGLNMDFVDPVAITLRVINGLYSGVTTQELDNLAAETAATLTTDHADYAILAARLAVSNLHKETKKQFSEVMHDLYMMENEFLKTKSPMISDFHYKVIMDNADRLNSAIIYDRDFGYNYFGFKTLERSYLLKIKGKIAERPQHMLMRVAIGIHGENIDAAIETYNLLSERYFTHASPTMFAAATQRPQLSSCFLLTMSEDSIEGIYDTLKQCALISKSAGGIGLNVHCIRAKGTYISGTNGISNGLVPMLRVYNNTARYVDQGGNKRPGAFAIYLEPWHGDMFEFLDLKKNTGKEEVRARDMFYALWIPDLFMQRVEANEMWSLMCPHDCPGLADTWGEEFEKLYTGYEKEGRFIRQVKAQDLWFAIIESQVETGVPYMLYKDACNRKSNQQNIGTIKCSNLCTEIVEYSSKDEIAVCNLASIALNMFVKPDKSYDFAKLKDVAKIVTRNLNKIIDINYYPVPEAKRSNMRHRPIGIGVQGMADAFILMRYPYESEEAQKLNQQIFETIYYGALEASCELAARDGPYETYEGCPVSKGILQYEMWNKEPTDLWNWAELKEKIAKHGIRNSLLLAPMPTASTAQILGNNESFEPYTSNVYNRRVLSGEFQVVNHHLLQDLTAMGLWDLDMKNEILSNNGSIQNIDSIPKEIRDLYKTVWEISVKTCIKMAADRGAFIDQSQSFNIHVAEPNYGKLTSIHFYGWKMGLKTGMYYLRTKPAVNAIQFTVDKTKLQNANETNVSRISNGVGGTPPRNGQMRYSLLNGSTSTPTRNEHHVSNGLIEQQEQQQQQQELSQTNGSFAERNRRMAEMVCSLENKDECMMCGS; encoded by the exons ATGGTTCTAAAACCGAACAAGATGTATGTCTTCAAGCGAG ATGGCCGTAAGGAGGAAGTGCATCTGGATAAAATAACTTCTCGAATTCAGAAGCTTTGCTATGGGCTGAACATGGATTTCGTTGATCCG GTTGCTATAACACTGAGGGTCATCAACGGGCTCTACTCAGGTGTAACGACTCAGGAACTCGACAATTTGGCTGCTGAAACGGCCGCTACCTTGACGACTGATCATGCTGATTATGCGATCTTGGCAGCTCGCCTGGCGGTTTCCAACCTGcataaagaaacaaagaagCAGTTTTCTG AGGTTATGCACGATCTGTACATGATGGAGAACGAGTTCTTGAAAACGAAGTCTCCTATGATTTCGGACTTTCATTACAAGGTGATAATGGATAATGCGGACCGTCTGAATTCGGCTATTATTTATGATCGTGATTTCGGATACAACTACTTCGGCTTCAAAACATTGGAACGGTCCTACTTGTTGAAGATCAAGGGTAAGATTGCGGAGCGGCCGCAACACATGTTGATGCGCGTTGCAATTGGCATTCACGGTGAAAACATCGATGCCGCCATCGAGACTTACAATCTGCTTTCGGAGCGCTACTTTACCCATGCCTCACCGACCATGTTTGCGGCCGCAACGCAGCGTCCGCAGCTATCGTCCTGCTTTTTGCTTACCATGTCGGAGGACAGTATCGAGGGTATCTACGATACGTTGAAACAGTGTGCCCTTATTTCGAAATCAGCTGGCGGTATTGGGCTTAATGTGCACTGCATCCGAGCCAAAGGAACGTACATCTCCGGCACGAACGGAATTTCAAACGGGTTGGTGCCAATGCTGCGCGTTTACAACAATACCGCCCGGTACGTGGACCAGGGTGGCAACAAACGACCCGGTGCCTTTGCCATTTACCTCGAACCATGGCATGGAGATATGTTCGAGTTTCTGGATCTGAAGAAAAACACCGGCAAAGAGGAGGTGCGTGCCCGCGACATGTTTTACGCACTTTGGATTCCGGATCTGTTCATGCAGCGGGTTGAGGCGAACGAAATGTGGAGCCTAATGTGTCCCCACGACTGTCCCGGGCTGGCTGACACTTGGGGCGAGGAGTTCGAGAAGCTGTACACGGGCTACGAGAAGGAGGGTCGGTTCATAAGACAGGTGAAGGCACAGGATCTGTGGTTTGCAATCATCGAATCGCAGGTGGAAACGGGCGTGCCGTACATGCTGTACAAGGATGCTTGCAACCGTAAGAGCAATCAGCAAAACATTGGCACCATTAAGTGTTCTAACTTGTGCACCGAGATTGTGGAGTACTCGTCGAAAGATGAAATAGCGGTGTGCAATCTGGCCTCGATTGCGTTAAACATGTTTGTGAAGCCGGACAAGTCGTACGACTTTGCAAAGCTGAAGGATGTAGCCAAGATTGTGACGCGCAATCTGAACAAGATAATCGACATTAACTACTACCCGGTGCCAGAGGCGAAGCGCTCCAACATGCGCCACAGGCCGATCGGTATCGGTGTCCAGGGCATGGCAGATGCGTTCATTTTGATGCGCTATCCGTATGAAAGTGAAGAGGCCCAAAAACTGAACcaacaaatatttgaaaccATCTACTATGGAGCGCTGGAAGCTAGCTGCGAGCTGGCCGCTCGCGACGGACCGTATGAAACGTATGAAGGGTGTCCGGTGAGCAAAGGCATACTGCAGTACGAAATGTGGAACAAGGAACCGACGGATCTTTGGAATTGGGCCGAGTTGAAGGAGAAAATTGCAAAGCACGGCATCCGCAATTCTCTACTGTTGGCACCTATGCCGACTGCTTCGACCGCGCAAATCTTGGGTAACAACGAGTCTTTCGAGCCGTACACGTCCAACGTTTACAATCGGCGTGTACTGTCCGGCGAGTTCCAGGTGGTGAATCATCACCTGCTTCAAGATTTGACTGCGATGGGTTTGTGGGATTTGGATATGAAGAATGAAATTTTGTCCAACAATGGATCAATTCAAAACATTGACTCGATACCGAAGGAAATACGCGACCTCTACAAAACGGTGTGGGAAATATCGGTGAAGACGTGCATCAAAATGGCAGCCGATCGGGGTGCATTTATCGATCAGTCGCAATCGTTCAACATACACGTGGCCGAACCAAACTATGGCAAGCTGACATCGATCCATTTTTACGGCTGGAAAATGGGACTGAAAACCGGCATGTACTATTTGCGAACGAAGCCTGCCGTTAATGCCATCCAGTTTACGGTGGACAAAACGAAGCTGCAAAACGCCAACGAGACAAATGTCAGCCGTATATCGAACGGGGTGGGTGGTACACCGCCACGGAATGGGCAAATGCGATACTCACTTTTGAACGGAAGTACCAGCACGCCCACGCGTAATGAGCACCACGTATCTAATGGATTGATTGAGCAGcaggagcaacagcagcagcaacaggaacTATCTCAAACGAACGGCTCATTTGCGGAAAGGAACCGACGTATGGCTGAGATGGTGTGCTCGCTGGAAAATAAGGATGAGTGTATGATGTGCGGATCGTAG
- the LOC126560663 gene encoding radial spoke head 1 homolog, with the protein MNIWCVPKNSFKKSHVHQKTVMKIQLNKTKKRLIQLYEGPRNRNNEPSGNGKAKFTNGDHYEGSFKKGVFSGQGTLRQRSGHRYTGAFRKGLREGRGIQTYPDCSTYDGDWMRGVRHGYGVYSYANKDLYEGNWCLDKKHGLGFYSFAQNGLRLRGSWNEGQLVGPLEILFGSVRFHGTWDGTKLSDAHESVFNIASKYLLRGIIQCSFFDEYLWTPCEIDRYSYARLPLEPLPVPIPLMECQDCNSSDESILEDNTVSSN; encoded by the exons ATGAACATCTGGTGTGTTCCCAAGAACTCGTTCAAGAAAAGCCATGTTCATCAGAAAACAGTGATGAAAATACAgttgaacaaaacgaaaaagaggCTGATACAg CTTTATGAAGGACCAAGAAATAGAAACAATGAACCGTCTGGCAATGGAAAGGCTAAATTTACAAACGGTGACCATTATGAAGGATCGTTTAAGAAAGGCGTATTCTCAGGGCAAGGTACTTTAAGGCAACGATCGGGCCACCGCTACACGGGCGCATTTCGTAAAGGCCTTCGCGAGGGACGTGGAATACAAACGTACCCAGACTGTTCCACTTACGACGGAGATTGGATGAGAGGAGTCCGTCATGGGTATGGAGTATATTCATACGCGAATAAGGATCTGTACGAAGGAAACTGGTGCCTAGATAAAAAGCATGGCCTTGGGTTTTATTCATTTGCTCAAAATGGCCTTCGTTTGCGTGGATCGTGGAATGAGGGACAGTTGGTTGGACCGTTAGAGATACTGTTCGGAAGCGTACGTTTTCATGGGACATGGGACGGTACGAAACTGTCGGATGCACACGAGAGTGTGTTCAATATTGCATCAAAATATTTGCTGCGGGGAATAATCCAATGTAGTTTTTTTGACGAGTACCTGTGGACACCATGTGAAATCGATCGTTACAGCTATGCTCGCCTCCCATTGGAACCGCTTCCGGTTCCAATTCCGTTGATGGAGTGCCAGGATTGCAACAGTTCGGATGAATCAATACTGGAAGATAATACTGTCAGCAGCAATTAA